The DNA region AAGGTGGACCTGTACTTGCCCGCGAAGGAGTGCTTGATGGAGTCCTCCAGCACGCTGCTGCTCCGAACCACCACCGGATCCTCCACCCGGGATAGGAAGTCCCTCAAAGGGGGGATCACGTAGTCCGGAAGGCGGGTGGAGAGGAAGGCCGCCTCCACTGCGGTGCCGTCGTCCCCTATCAGGGACTTAACCCGGTCCTGGCCCCCGATGCTTTCCATGACCTGAAGGAACACGTCGGTGCCTATGAACATCGATGGGGGGATTCTTACCGACGCCAGGAGCTCGTTGCCGCTTGACCAAAGGCGCCTTGCGGCGTAAAGGAGGGACCTCCCCTTCCCCCCGATGGAGCCGGTGCCAATTATCATGGGCCTGAAGTCCTCGTTGTCCCTGGGGTCCCAGGAGAAGTATCGCTCAAGGGTCTCCTGATCTTGCACTGGTGGGCCTCCTCTCTTGGGTCCTGATGCTTCCTTGGGTTCTAGCCCTCACGCCCCCATCCCAGGGGACGTGGAATGGACGTAAGGGCGTTTAGTATGTTGCCCGTCACGTCCGGCACCTCAGACTCGATCTCCCTTATGAGCCCCTTGACCCTGGTTCGCTGGGTTACCCTCCCGAAGGGACAGGGGGGGGCCATGGTCTTCAACCCCAGGCGGCGGACCTCCGCCTCTATGGCGGATTCCCGCAGTAACACCAGGGGCCTTATCACCTTTACGTTGGAACGGGACATGGTCATGGCGGGCTCGAAGGATCTGAAGCGGCCCGCCATCAGCAGGTTCATCATGGCGGTCTCCACCGCGTCGTCCAGGTGGTGCCCCAGCGCTATGGCGTTGCAACCCCTCTCCCGGGCCGCCGAGGCCAATATGCCCCGCCTCAGGTTGGCGCACAGGCTGCACGGGTTCCTCTCCCCTCGCCCCTCTATTATCTTGAACGTGTCGTGTCGGATGAGCACGAAGGGTACCCCTATATTAGCCGAGAACTCCTCAAAGGGGGCGGGGTCCATCTCCCCCCCGGTGGGGTCGATGAAGCAGGTCATGAGGTGGAACCTCACCGGGCTCCGGCGCTGAAGCTCCCGGAGGCAGATGGATAGCAGCATGCTGTCCTTCCCCCCCGACAGGCCTATCATTATCCTGTCTCCTGGGGCTATCATGGAGAAAAGGTGGACCGCCTTGCCCACCTGGTGTCTTATGTTCCTGGATGGAGATGGGGTGTTCTCGTCAGACATCGGCTCTTCTCCCGGAGGTTGAGTTTCGTGTGGTCGTGTCCGAATTATAATGGTGGGGAGAGATTTTGCCAGGGGGGCTGGGGTTTGGAGAAGGACGGTTGGATCAAGAAGATAGACGAGACCATAGACGTGGCGGCCAAGTCCCTGGACTCCAGCATAGAGACCGTACTGGACATAAAGGATGAGATAAGAACCAGCGTCAAGGAGAAGCAGCGAGAGATAGAAGAGTTGAGGCGGGAGCT from Thermanaerovibrio acidaminovorans DSM 6589 includes:
- a CDS encoding tRNA 2-thiocytidine(32) synthetase TtcA; protein product: MSDENTPSPSRNIRHQVGKAVHLFSMIAPGDRIMIGLSGGKDSMLLSICLRELQRRSPVRFHLMTCFIDPTGGEMDPAPFEEFSANIGVPFVLIRHDTFKIIEGRGERNPCSLCANLRRGILASAARERGCNAIALGHHLDDAVETAMMNLLMAGRFRSFEPAMTMSRSNVKVIRPLVLLRESAIEAEVRRLGLKTMAPPCPFGRVTQRTRVKGLIREIESEVPDVTGNILNALTSIPRPLGWGREG